From a region of the Alosa sapidissima isolate fAloSap1 chromosome 9, fAloSap1.pri, whole genome shotgun sequence genome:
- the LOC121719550 gene encoding jerky protein homolog-like, producing MTFLQLSPVNWHLNIQKETISLSLTIGQRHNVQIQRQHPWEGLQPSIKLQFFDNLAVVMDRHAFPPHMIYNVNETGVFTVQKPQQVVTETGKKQVGSVTSAERGELVTVVCAVNAAGNAIAPMFVFPRVKFKDCFMTGAPPGAKGTATRTGWMNEDTWPEFLDHLIQQSNCTPDRPMLLILDNNLKAHISLKAIEISKSIGIVLLTLPPHTSHRMQPLDVTVYGPFKTQYSRALDGWMRSPRNITSGFRSTGIFPYNQDIFPDEAFAPSMVSDRPNPELQPATADDLGGPPPADDPPADEPPAEDNSPTDAYPSTAYCPNATRLAS from the exons ATGACCTTCCTCCAGTTAAGTCCTGTCAACTGGCATTTGAATATACAGAAAGAAACAATATCCCTGTCCCTGACAATTGGACAAAGACACAATGTGCAG ATCCAGAGGCAACATCCCTGGGAAGGGCTACAGCCTTCAATAAAACTACAGTTCTTTGACAATCTGGCTGTAGTGATGGACAG GCATGCCTTCCCTCCACACATGATTTACAATGTAAATGAAACGGGTGTCTTTACAGTACAAAAGCCACAGCAG GTTGTGACAGAGACAGGAAAAAAGCAAGTTGGTTCTGTCACATCGGCTGAGAGAGGAGAACTGGTGACTGTGGTGTGTGCAGTGAATGCTGCTGGGAATGCCATAGCTCCCATGTTTGTCTTCCCCAGAGTCAAGTTTAAGGACTGCTTCATGACAGGAGCACCTCCAGGAGCCAAAGGTACCGCCACCAGAACGGGATGGATGAATGAAGACACCTGGCCTGAGTTCCTTGATCACCTGATACAGCAATCTAACTGCACCCCTGATCGTCCCATGCTGCTAATCCTGGATAATAATCTAAAAGCTCACATCTCACTCAAGGCAATAGAAATATCCAAGAGCATCGGAATTGTTCTGCTCACCCTCCCACCCCACACATCCCATCGCATGCAGCCTCTCGACGTGACCGTGTATGGTCCGTTCAAGACCCAATACAGCCGTGCTCTTGATGGGTGGATGAGGTCACCACGCAACATCACTTCTGGATTTAGGTCCACTGGGATTTTCCCATATAACCAAGACATTTTCCCTGATGAGGCGTTTGCACCATCCATGGTGTCAGACCGGCCAAACCCTGAGCTGCAGCCTGCCACTGCAGATGATCTGGGTGGTCCACCCCCTGCAGATGATCCACCTGCAGACGAACCACCTGCTGAAGATAATTCACCCACTGATGCTTATCCATCCACTGCATATTGTCCAAATGCCACACGCCTCGCCAGCTGA